From a region of the Bradyrhizobium sp. KBS0727 genome:
- a CDS encoding LysR family transcriptional regulator, with protein sequence MDEKLEIRRLRYFMQVLESGSVRGAAGALGMDASAVSRAVGLLEQECGTQLFERRGRGLTPTDAGRLLAVYLRRQHSEKQSLLAQMDSIRKIESGHIDIVTGEGYVDWLMQKCISGFMRAHPSITVDIDIGSTDQIVQRIIDERAHVGILFRPPKDERLQSHHSQSHPIRAWLLRSHPLAQLGRPLRLADLAPYPGAAVHRSFGIRQHVEAAEISEGVRLNISLTAASFDAISHFVSAGLGYALASHLVMTPANAAKVIALPMKNALLYRGQTHVISRKGRALPPAAAELLQTIVTDMKGPRGLAH encoded by the coding sequence ATGGACGAAAAGCTCGAGATACGCCGTCTGCGCTATTTCATGCAGGTGCTGGAAAGCGGATCTGTGCGCGGCGCCGCAGGTGCGCTCGGCATGGATGCTTCGGCCGTTAGCCGGGCTGTGGGCTTGCTCGAACAGGAGTGTGGCACGCAGCTGTTTGAGCGTCGAGGTCGCGGCCTGACTCCGACCGATGCAGGCCGGTTGCTGGCAGTTTATCTGCGCCGCCAGCATAGCGAAAAGCAAAGTCTGCTCGCGCAGATGGACAGCATTCGCAAGATCGAAAGCGGCCACATCGACATTGTGACCGGCGAAGGTTACGTCGATTGGCTGATGCAGAAGTGCATAAGCGGCTTCATGCGCGCCCATCCTTCGATTACCGTAGATATCGACATCGGAAGCACCGATCAAATCGTGCAGCGCATCATCGACGAGCGCGCGCATGTCGGCATTCTGTTCCGGCCGCCGAAAGACGAACGGCTGCAGTCGCACCACTCGCAGTCGCACCCCATTCGGGCTTGGCTGTTGCGGTCGCATCCGCTCGCGCAGCTCGGTCGGCCCCTCCGGCTGGCTGACCTGGCCCCCTACCCCGGCGCCGCGGTACACCGCAGCTTCGGCATACGACAGCACGTCGAAGCCGCCGAAATCAGCGAGGGCGTGCGCCTCAACATCTCGCTAACGGCCGCGTCATTCGATGCGATAAGTCATTTCGTAAGCGCCGGATTGGGCTACGCGCTCGCGTCGCACCTGGTCATGACGCCTGCGAACGCCGCCAAGGTTATCGCGCTGCCGATGAAAAACGCGCTGCTCTACCGTGGCCAGACCCACGTCATTTCGCGCAAGGGGCGCGCCCTGCCGCCCGCCGCGGCGGAGCTCCTGCAAACGATCGTGACCGACATGAAGGGCCCCAGGGGCCTGGCACACTGA
- a CDS encoding M20 aminoacylase family protein, with protein sequence MSREFGIEDDICGRMVGWRHDLHANPETAFEEHRTAQVVADALTEMQISVHRGLGGTGVVGTLKNGEGPSIALRADMDALDMQELGTTAHKSTRAGKMHGCGHDGHTAMLLGAAVHLARQRPFRGTVHFIFQPAEENEGGGKKMVDEGLFEKFPADAVYGMHNIPAMPRGKFGIRTGIATAFLDTFEIEVTGKGCHAAAPETGIDSIVISAGLINALQSIVSRRIGAVESAVVTVTQIHGGDTWNVVPEKVILRGTVRTLDAGVQDRVEAAMKEVCVGISQAHGAKIDLQYMRGYPGVINTPAETDAAAAAAKSLVGPDQVMTDVKPAMGSEDFAFMLQKCPGAYICIGAGESANDPPLHNPYYDFNDAILPLGAAYWVELVKQQLPAS encoded by the coding sequence ATGTCCAGGGAATTTGGAATTGAAGACGACATTTGCGGCCGCATGGTGGGCTGGCGTCATGACCTCCACGCCAATCCGGAAACGGCGTTCGAAGAGCACCGGACCGCGCAGGTCGTGGCCGACGCTCTGACGGAGATGCAGATTTCCGTCCATCGCGGTCTCGGCGGGACCGGGGTGGTGGGGACCCTGAAGAACGGCGAGGGGCCGTCCATCGCGCTCCGGGCGGACATGGATGCGCTCGACATGCAGGAGCTCGGCACGACTGCGCACAAGTCAACGCGCGCGGGCAAGATGCACGGCTGCGGCCACGACGGACACACGGCGATGCTGCTCGGCGCCGCCGTTCACCTGGCGCGGCAGCGGCCGTTTCGCGGCACCGTGCACTTCATCTTCCAGCCTGCCGAGGAAAACGAAGGCGGCGGCAAGAAGATGGTCGATGAAGGGCTGTTCGAGAAGTTTCCCGCCGACGCCGTCTACGGCATGCACAACATTCCGGCGATGCCGCGCGGCAAGTTTGGAATCAGGACGGGTATCGCGACGGCATTCCTCGATACGTTCGAGATCGAGGTGACCGGCAAGGGCTGCCACGCGGCCGCACCCGAAACCGGAATCGATTCGATCGTGATCTCGGCGGGCCTCATCAACGCCCTGCAAAGCATTGTCAGCCGCCGGATCGGCGCGGTCGAGTCGGCCGTCGTGACCGTCACGCAGATTCATGGCGGCGACACCTGGAATGTCGTTCCCGAGAAGGTGATCCTGCGAGGCACGGTGCGCACGTTGGACGCTGGTGTGCAGGATCGGGTGGAAGCGGCGATGAAGGAAGTCTGCGTAGGCATCAGCCAGGCCCATGGCGCGAAAATCGATCTTCAATACATGCGCGGCTATCCAGGCGTCATTAACACCCCGGCCGAAACGGACGCCGCGGCGGCTGCCGCGAAGAGTCTCGTTGGGCCGGATCAAGTGATGACCGATGTAAAGCCCGCGATGGGTTCGGAGGATTTCGCCTTCATGCTGCAGAAGTGTCCCGGCGCCTATATCTGCATTGGGGCGGGCGAAAGCGCCAACGATCCACCACTCCACAACCCCTATTACGATTTCAACGACGCTATCCTGCCGCTGGGCGCCGCGTATTGGGTTGAACTGGTCA
- a CDS encoding DUF3100 domain-containing protein, translated as MTSTSASVVFEPLEQAGLSKFKIFLGVLIVVAIAETIGIVQFQIGPGKVLLQPMMWALLIAAAWGIASPYLPKPVRVGLGLQVYAGQLLNAGLLLFIIKMGFTVGGALPEVQKAGWALIFQEFGHTFGTLALGLPLALLLGVKREAVGATFSIGREGNLVIIGEKYGMNSPEGRGVLAEYITGTVLGALFIALLAGFVASLHIFHPKSLAMGAGVGSGSMMAAAVGAINGQSPPEMAKELIAIASAANLMTAVLGFYFALFFSLPACSWLYDKLEPVLGRFSNFKSGADSGPSIASANETQHGHFGFFDSLLGWLIVGCGVLIGNSLAYNVPLQSTCIGVLIALGVALLVDVLSRLLRKVPHILILVAVTTVLGIPGLLPFSNAMIAAVDKLNFLAFTTPVLALAGFSVAKDVPIFKQLSWRIVVVSLTAAAGTFIGATLIAEFFHR; from the coding sequence ATGACATCGACTTCCGCGTCCGTTGTTTTCGAGCCGCTTGAACAGGCCGGCTTGAGCAAGTTCAAGATTTTTCTCGGGGTATTGATTGTTGTGGCCATCGCCGAAACGATCGGAATCGTTCAGTTCCAGATCGGGCCGGGCAAGGTTCTGTTGCAGCCGATGATGTGGGCGCTGCTGATCGCGGCGGCGTGGGGCATCGCATCACCTTATCTTCCGAAGCCGGTGCGGGTCGGGCTGGGTTTGCAGGTTTATGCAGGGCAGTTGCTCAATGCCGGGCTGTTGCTGTTCATCATCAAGATGGGCTTCACCGTAGGCGGTGCTCTGCCGGAAGTGCAGAAGGCCGGTTGGGCGCTCATCTTTCAGGAGTTCGGCCACACCTTCGGGACGTTGGCTCTCGGTCTGCCGCTCGCTTTGCTGCTCGGTGTCAAACGGGAAGCAGTCGGCGCGACTTTCTCCATCGGCCGTGAAGGCAATCTTGTGATTATCGGTGAGAAATACGGCATGAACTCGCCGGAAGGCCGCGGCGTGCTTGCCGAATACATCACCGGCACCGTTCTCGGCGCGCTGTTCATTGCGTTACTGGCCGGCTTTGTCGCCAGCCTGCATATCTTCCACCCGAAGTCATTGGCGATGGGCGCCGGCGTTGGATCTGGCAGCATGATGGCCGCGGCGGTCGGCGCGATCAACGGCCAGAGCCCGCCCGAGATGGCGAAGGAGCTGATCGCGATCGCTTCGGCGGCGAACCTGATGACCGCAGTCCTGGGATTCTACTTCGCGCTGTTCTTCTCGCTGCCGGCTTGTTCGTGGCTCTATGACAAGCTGGAGCCTGTGCTTGGACGGTTCTCGAACTTCAAGTCAGGGGCGGATTCTGGCCCTTCGATTGCAAGCGCCAACGAAACGCAACATGGCCATTTCGGCTTCTTCGATTCGCTGTTGGGCTGGCTGATCGTCGGTTGCGGTGTGCTCATCGGTAATTCGCTCGCTTACAATGTTCCGCTGCAGTCGACATGTATCGGCGTCCTGATCGCCCTCGGGGTTGCACTGCTGGTTGATGTTCTCTCGCGCCTGTTGCGGAAAGTGCCGCATATCCTGATCCTGGTGGCCGTCACAACCGTGCTCGGCATTCCAGGCCTGCTGCCATTTTCCAACGCCATGATTGCGGCGGTGGACAAGCTGAACTTCCTCGCCTTCACGACGCCCGTCCTGGCGCTCGCGGGCTTCTCGGTCGCGAAGGATGTACCGATCTTCAAGCAGTTGAGTTGGCGGATCGTGGTCGTGTCTCTGACAGCCGCCGCCGGCACCTTCATTGGTGCGACCCTAATTGCAGAATTTTTCCATCGTTAA
- a CDS encoding FUSC family protein, translated as MLNAARQFTWRQVSFALKTFVAAMLALYIAFRLNLSQPSWSMTTVYVVSQPFAGMVLAKSLYRILGTLIGVVASLAFVALFANSRELFCLVLALWIGAGTSVTVYLRDAPQAYTGMLAGYSAAIIGLPAALAPEGAFDFAVARCLEIMLGIVCGTLMHNLVLPQRAGDALRKTLDATLPNMARWAADALRGQQGDAQELGDRRQIIATVVSLGTLRVFATLDTPAIKAIDTVIRQFEGKLLSLLALLVSLCDRLALLRQRQPGTADMLRPTIERVVAHIDGSAKAETPEQSRQVEDREIELAAYIETQLPPRQALRDRPDAFLVRSILQRLLDVLSMWREAVRIRTHIRAGLPLPDGDAAPAFRPYRDLTFAAIAGAISAGTVLVASAFWIATAWPNGPTAVTFAGIMCAIMGGRDEPAAAAAIFLRMSIVGAVIAGLYLFLVLPPLTTFPALVIALAPFYLTCGLLLTIPARAPFVMPVIFTGGGLIGISNEMHYDFPAFLNNCLSYVVGIWIGATALTLLRPLGTEWMVRRLIRGMMGDLARATETATIELRTALESRIFDRINALLMRLDPTDPEHRTVMQGGLASLRIALNILALRTYRPQLPEPAAVIVENALAAIREHFARAGRDWRTVPLLPVLEAAYRAVLSLDDDVLLIRTAEALHAIEMTLEQHPGFFGLPKPVTQLTSNEPVMA; from the coding sequence ATGCTCAACGCAGCTCGACAATTCACCTGGCGCCAAGTCTCCTTCGCGCTGAAGACATTCGTCGCGGCGATGCTGGCGCTTTACATCGCGTTTCGGCTGAACCTCTCTCAACCGAGCTGGAGCATGACGACGGTTTACGTCGTCTCGCAGCCCTTTGCCGGAATGGTGCTGGCCAAATCCCTCTACCGTATCCTGGGCACGCTCATCGGCGTTGTTGCGTCGCTGGCATTTGTGGCGCTGTTCGCCAACTCACGTGAGCTGTTTTGCCTCGTCCTTGCGCTCTGGATCGGCGCAGGCACTTCCGTCACGGTATACTTACGCGACGCCCCGCAGGCCTATACGGGTATGCTGGCCGGCTATTCGGCCGCAATCATCGGTCTTCCCGCCGCGCTCGCCCCGGAGGGCGCGTTCGATTTCGCGGTGGCGCGGTGCCTCGAAATCATGCTTGGCATTGTCTGCGGCACCCTGATGCATAACCTGGTTCTTCCGCAGCGCGCCGGCGACGCATTGCGCAAGACCCTCGACGCCACGCTTCCGAACATGGCGCGCTGGGCCGCCGACGCGCTTCGCGGCCAGCAGGGCGACGCCCAGGAACTCGGGGATCGGCGGCAGATCATCGCAACGGTGGTCTCGCTCGGCACCCTCAGGGTATTTGCCACGCTCGATACGCCGGCCATCAAGGCCATCGACACCGTGATACGCCAGTTCGAAGGCAAGCTCCTCTCGTTGCTGGCATTGCTCGTCTCGCTCTGCGACCGATTGGCCCTGCTGCGGCAGCGCCAGCCCGGGACCGCCGACATGCTGCGCCCGACGATCGAACGCGTGGTCGCTCACATCGACGGCTCGGCCAAGGCGGAAACTCCGGAACAGTCCCGGCAAGTCGAAGATCGGGAAATCGAGCTTGCGGCTTACATCGAAACGCAACTGCCTCCGCGTCAGGCATTGCGGGACCGGCCCGACGCCTTCCTGGTTCGCAGCATCCTGCAGAGGCTGCTCGATGTGTTGAGCATGTGGCGAGAAGCCGTGCGGATACGCACGCATATCCGTGCGGGACTCCCGCTCCCGGACGGCGACGCCGCGCCTGCGTTCCGGCCCTATCGCGACCTGACGTTCGCGGCGATCGCCGGAGCCATATCGGCGGGCACCGTCCTGGTCGCGAGCGCCTTCTGGATCGCGACCGCCTGGCCCAACGGTCCCACGGCCGTCACCTTCGCCGGGATCATGTGCGCCATCATGGGCGGTCGCGACGAACCCGCGGCAGCCGCGGCGATCTTTCTCAGGATGAGCATTGTCGGCGCGGTGATTGCAGGCCTCTATCTCTTCCTGGTGCTGCCGCCACTGACCACCTTTCCGGCCCTGGTTATCGCGCTGGCGCCGTTTTACCTTACCTGCGGTCTGCTTCTGACCATCCCGGCCAGAGCTCCCTTCGTGATGCCGGTGATCTTCACAGGCGGCGGGTTGATCGGCATTTCAAACGAAATGCATTACGATTTTCCGGCGTTTCTGAACAACTGCTTGAGCTATGTCGTCGGCATCTGGATCGGCGCCACGGCGCTGACCCTGCTGCGTCCGCTCGGTACCGAATGGATGGTGCGGCGTTTGATCCGCGGGATGATGGGGGACCTCGCACGCGCCACGGAAACCGCAACCATCGAGCTGCGTACAGCGCTCGAAAGCCGGATCTTCGACCGGATCAACGCGTTGCTGATGCGCCTGGATCCGACGGATCCGGAACACCGAACCGTCATGCAGGGTGGCCTCGCCAGCCTTCGTATCGCGCTGAACATCCTGGCGCTTCGTACCTATCGACCACAACTGCCGGAACCGGCCGCCGTGATCGTCGAGAACGCGCTTGCCGCCATCCGCGAGCACTTTGCCCGCGCGGGCCGCGACTGGCGAACCGTGCCTTTGCTCCCGGTGCTGGAGGCTGCATATCGTGCCGTTCTATCGCTCGACGATGACGTGCTTCTCATTCGGACGGCGGAAGCCTTGCATGCGATCGAAATGACTCTCGAGCAGCATCCTGGCTTCTTCGGCTTGCCGAAGCCCGTGACTCAATTGACCTCGAACGAACCGGTGATGGCATGA